Proteins encoded by one window of Carettochelys insculpta isolate YL-2023 chromosome 10, ASM3395843v1, whole genome shotgun sequence:
- the AMOTL2 gene encoding angiomotin-like protein 2, which translates to MRTAEDSSGTVLHRLIQEQLRYGNLTENRTLLAIQQQALRGGGGVGSPRSSLESLTPEENQMVQQSTRQEPQGQEHHGDPGYLENGGYRLGQPAHKGEELPTYEEAKAHSQYYASQRGSQAAGPCPGGPAEPGQRRVYAPDSSSQRPDESLKHGHMRSLSERLMQLSLERNGARAQSHMRSSHSYPQLARHFPLLAPRGQHAEGLEPRGPPPDYPYIIPPQEPAIGYLADPRRCSGEGPGFQPSDVRVMQAHLPRAFLPPPATLCHGPLGSLTAAGVEALMTAQAASASSHLAQVETVLRENEKLRRELESCSGKASRIEKLETEIQRISEDYENLMKASSKREALEKTMRSKKDGEIRRLQDFNRDLKERLESATRQLASKHQESPESSQGTVAKLLAQNYEHQQEREKLEREVSLLRSANEDQRRRAELLEQALSSAQARAARTEEELRRKRAYVEKVERLQQALGQLQAACEKREQLELRLRTRLEQELKMLRAQQRQVGAPTGGSPELSAPLLAEQLREKEERILALEADMTKWEQKYLEECTMRQFAMDAAATAAAQRDTTIINHSPRHSPNSSFDEGLLLANHKHQEMENRLKALHAQILEKDAIIRILQQRSRKDPSKTPQASLRPAKSVPSVFAASGAQAWQGAPPSERLAEGPSRGSPAVRGPAEETTGPSPCSPLPFHAKRGSKDGSTQTEGAPESSLGEGPGSPEPAPAARPVSLSDMVEILI; encoded by the exons ATGAGGACAGCAGAGGACTCCTCCGGGACGGTCCTGCACCGGCTCATCCAGGAGCAGCTGCGCTATGGGAACCTCACGGAGAACCGCACGCTGCTGGCCATCCAGCAGCAGGcgctgcggggcgggggcggtgtgGGCAGCCCTCGCTCCTCCCTGGAGAGCCTCACCCCAGAGGAGAACCAGATGGTCCAGCAGTCCACccggcaggagccccagggccaggagcaccacGGCGACCCCGGCTACCTGGAGAACGGCGGGTACCGGCTCGGCCAGCCTGCACACAAGGGCGAGGAGCTGCCCACCTACGAGGAGGCCAAGGCGCATTCCCAGTACTATGCCTCGCAGCGAGGGTCGCAGGCGGCGGGCCCCTGTCCGGGGGGCCCCGCGGAGCCCGGCCAGCGCAGGGTCTacgcccctgacagcagcagccagcgcccGGACGAATCGCTGAAGCATGGGCACATGCGGTCGCTGAGCGAGCGACTCATGCAGCTCTCGCTGGAGAGGAACGGCGCCAGGGCCCAGAGCCACATGAGGTCCTCCCACAGTtacccccagctggccaggcACTTCCCGCTGCTGGCCCCGAGGGGGCAGCACGCCGAGGGGCTGGAGCCCCGGGGCCCCCCTCCGGACTACCCTTACATcatccccccacaggagcccGCCATCGGGTACCTGGCGGATCCCAGGCGCTGCTCCGGGGAGGGGCCGGGATTTCAGCCCTCCGACGTCAG GGTGATGCAGGCCCACCTGCCCCGGGCTTTCCTGCCCCCACCGGCTACACTGTGCCACGGCCCCTTGGGCTCGCTCACGGCCGCCGGGGTGGAGGCTCTGATGACAGCCCAGGCCGCGTCGGCCAGCAGCCACCTGGCCCAGGTGGAGACGGTGCTGCGGGAGAACGAGAAGCTGCGGCGGGAGCTGGAGAGCTGCAGTGGAAAAGCCAGTCGCATAGAGAAG CTGGAGACAGAGATTCAGCGAATCTCCGAGGACTACGAAAACCTGATGAAGGCGTCTTCCAAGCGCGAGGCCTTGGAGAAAACCATGAGGAGCAAGAAAGATGGGGAGATACGGCGGCTTCAGGATTTCAACCGGGATCTGAAAG AGCGGCTGGAATCCGCAACCAGACAGCTGGCCAGCAAGCATCAggagagcccagaaagcagccaGGGGACAGTGGCGAAACTGCTGGCACAGA ACTACGAGcaccagcaggagagagagaagctggagCGGGAGGTCTCGCTGCTGCGCAGCGCCAACGAGGACCAGCGGCGGCGGgcggagctgctggagcaggcgCTGAGCAGCGCCCAGGCCCGGGCAGCCaggacagaggaggagctgcggCGGAAGCGGGCCTACGTGGAGAAGGTGGAGAGGCTGCAGCAGGCCCTGGGTCAGCTCCAGGCCGCCTGTGAGAAgcgggagcagctggagctgcggCTCCGCACCCGCCTCGAGCAGGAGCTGAAGATGCTGCGGGCCCAGCAG AGGCAGGTGGGAGCCCCGACGGGCGGCTCCCCGGAGCTGAGCGCGCCCCTGCTGGCGGAGCAGCTGAGAGAGAAGGAGGAGAGGATCCTGGCCCTGGAGGCCGACATGACCAAGTGGGAGCAGAAGTATCTGGAGGAATGTACCATGCGGCAGTTCGCCATGGACGCGGCCGCCACCGCTGCTGCCCAGCGGGACACCACCATCATCAACCACTCCCCGCGGCACTCCCCCAACAGCAGCTTTGACGAGGGGCTCCTCCTGGCCAACCACAAGCACCAGGAGATGGAGAACAG GTTAAAAGCCCTTCACGCCCAAATCCTGGAGAAGGACGCGATCATCAGAATCCTGCAGCAGCGCTCGCGGAAGGACCCCAGCAAGACCCCGCAGGCCTCCCTTCGGCCGGCCAAGTCCGTGCCGTCCGTCTTTGCTGCCTCGGGGGCCCAGGCGTggcagggggccccccccagtGAGCGGCTGGCCGAGGGCCCTTCCCGAGGGAGTCCAG ctgtgcGGGGCCCAGCCGAGGAGACAACCGGCCCATCGCCGTGCAGCCCTCTCCCCTTCCACGCCAAGCGCGGCAGCAAAGACGGCAGCACCCAGACGGAGGGCGCGCCCGAGAGCAGCCTGGGcgaggggcctggctccccag AGCCGGCGCCTGCGGCCAGGCCCGTCAGCCTGTCGGACATGGTGGAAATTCTGATCTGA